In the Streptomyces sp. 3214.6 genome, AGCAGGGCTTCCGGTGCAGCACGAGGGTTGCGAAGCCGACGAGAGTGCAGGGAGGCCCTATTGTCCCAGTCTTGCGTGACGATGCTGTTCCCGTCCAACTCCCGCGTGTCGCGTGCGATTGCCTCGCGCACCGGTTCGGGAACGCGGCCGATCGCCCGAAACAGGGTGCGGACGTATCCGTCGGACATGACGGATGAGGAATGGGCCGTGGTGCGGGACGCGCTGCCCACACCAGCGTGGCTGGAGGGCCGGGGCGGGCAGCCGGAAGGCTACTGCCACCGCCAGATGCTGGACGCGATCCGGTACGTCACCGACAACGGGATCAAGTGGAGGGCGATGCCCGCGGACTTCCCCGCGTGGGACCAGGTGTACGCGTTCTTCGCTGGTGGCGCGAGAACCGAACTGGCCCAGGAGTTCCACGACCGGCTGCGCAGCCACCGAGGACGGCTTGTGCCGGTAGCGGGGCTGCGGCTTGCGGCCCTTTTCGGACCACGCCGGGGCGGTGGGCTGGGCGTCGAGCGGGTGGACCGTCGCATCCGAACGAACCGCCGCAGCATAGCCGATGCCCCGCTCGCTCAAGCCCTCGCAGAAGTCGGCGTTCTGCCCGTAGCCGGCATCGGCCACCACCGGCGGCACCATTCCCACCCGGCCAGCTCGTCGAAGATGTCCAGAGCCAGGCACCGCTTCTCCCGGTGTCCGACCTCCGGCGGTAGCCCGGTCTTCTACCGTCGTCCGGCGTCATGCGCCCATTCCTCGGGCACGAACAACTGCCACTGAGTGGACAGGAGGCCGTGTCGGAGACCGCGTGCACGCTCACCGCGACCTGGGCAGTTGGCCTGCTTGCCAAAGCTCCGCAGTACTGGTGTGCGACCGCCACCGACATGCGGCCGTCCCTGGGGGACGACACATCATCGACCGCCCAGGCATCCGGGCTGATCAGCGGCAGCGTCCGCTGCGCGATCCGCCGCCGCACCGGCAGCGAATCCCAGGTCGACTGGTTCACGAACTGCTGCAGGTTCTGCTCGTTGCCGTCCGGCAGCCGCTCCCCCATCGGCTGGATCGACTTGCGTCGCCCGTCCGGCATCAGCCCCGCAGATAGCAGTCACTCTTCGCCCGCTGATCCGTGCGCGGCACCGACGCGAACACATCAGCGACGAACAACGCCAGCTTCCCCCGAGCACGGTTCACTTCATGCGCATCCACACCCCCAACATGCCCCCTAACAGGACCACCACGAGACAGACCTAACGGAGTCCTACTAGCGCACCACTTCGTCGGCCTGACCAGTGGCTGCGCCCTTCATCGCGGAGGCGGGTATCGGCAGATCGTTCTTGAGGGCCGTCCAGACCTGCTGCGCCTTCTTCTCCTGGACGAGGACCCGGTTGGGGTTCGCGGGGTCGTACTGGACCGGCATCGTTACCATCGTCATGTCGGTCGAGCTGATGCCCTTCAGACCGTTCGCGAAGGACATGAGGGAATTGACCGTGCCGAGGTCGGAGTCGGTCGTGACGGCCTTGGTGGCGGTGTTGGCGAGGTCGTACAGCTTGGTGCCGCTGCTGAACAGGCCGATGTGCTTCACCTGGTTGACCAGGGCCTTGATGAACGCCTGCTGAAGCTGGATGCGGCCCAGGTCGGAGCCGTCGCCGACGCCGTGCCGGGTGCGGACCAGGCCGAGGGCCTGCTTGCCGGTGAGCGTGTGCGTGCCGGCCTTGAGGTTCAGATGGCTGTCGGAGTCCTTGATGGTCTTGGTCGTGGTGACCTGGACGCCGCCGAGTTCGTCGATGAGCTTCTCGAAGCCCGAGAAGTCGACTTCCAGATAGTGGTCCATACGGACGCCGCTGATCGACTCGACCGTCTTCACCGCACAGGCCGCGCCACCGGTCGAGTACGCCGAGTTGAACATGACGTCGGAGGCGGCGTCGTGGGTGACGCCCTTGGTGTCGGTGCACGAGGGGCGGTCTATGAGGGTGTCGCGCGGTATGGAGACCACGCTGGCCTTCTTGTGGCCCTCGTACACGTGGATGATCATCGCGGTGTCGGAGCGGGCGCTGCCGTCGTCGGTGCCGCCGCCGAGCTGCTTGTTGGCGCCGGAGCGGGTGTCCGAGCCGAGCACCAGGATGTTCTCGGAGCCGTTGTCGACCTTGGTCGGCCGGTCGGTGCCCAGCGCCTGGTCGATGTCGACGCTCTTGATGTTGCCGTTGAGCTTGAAGTACAGGTAGCCCACACCCGTGCCGCCCAGCACCACGATGCCCGCGGCCGTCCACGCGGCGATCAGCAGCCCCTTGCGCCTGCCCCGCTCCCTGCGGTGGCGCGGACCGTTGCTGCCGGCCGCCCCGCTCGTTGTGCCGGCCTCACCCGGTATACCGGGCTCCGGCGTGCTCTCGGCGGACACTTCGCTCCTCTGTTGTCGTGCAACCTCACCATCGTCACTCCGCCAGGTCAGACGGGGAAACTCGGGACAGGGTTGCACAACGCTCCGTGCCCGATCCGCTGCGGACCGGGCACGGAGCGTGACGCGAGCGAGCCGGGAGTACCCCGCTCACCTGCGATTTCGGCCGGACTCAGCCGAAGATGTCGTACTGTTTGTAGGTCGTCCCGAGTGAGACTCTTGTGGCAAAGATCGCACTCGTGGCCTTTCCTGTGCCCTTGAACAGGTACAGGGTGCCGGCCGGGGTGCGGGCCAGGACGTCGGCCAGACCGTCGCCGTTGACGTCGCCGACGGTGGCGATGACGTTGTACGTCGTGTTGGTCCAGGTGGCGACCTTGATGCGGGCCGCGAAGGACGCCGTGGGGGTGCCGTTGCCCTTGTAGAGGAACAGCTCGCCGGTGGTCTTGTTGCGGGCCAGCAGGTCCGTCTTGCCGTCGAAGCTGAAGTCGCCGTGACCGCGCACGACGTTGTACTGGTTCCAGCCCGTGCCGTTCTTGACGGGCGCGGCGAAAGTGCCGTTGCCCTTGCCCGGGTAGACCCACAGCGCGCCGGCCGAGTCGACGGCGATCAGGTCGGGAAGGTAGTCGCCCGTGACGTCGCCGGGGGCGACGATCTGGGTGCGAGTCTTCCAGTTGTCGCCGATCAGCTTGGTGTCCCAGGTCTCGCTGGAGGCCACCCAGTGCTTCCAGAAGACGTCGCCGTCCGAGGCGCGGCGCAGGATCAGGTCCTGGATGCCGTCGTGGTCCAGGTCGGTCTGCACGACGAGGTTGTAGGCGCTCATCGCGCCCCAGGAGTCGCCGCCGACCAGCGAGGTGCCCTTGGAGTACAGGTCCCGGGCGGCCTTGGTGGACGCGTTACGCACCCACAGGTCGGCCAGGTGGTCATCGTTGAGGTTGGTGTCGTCGACGCGCGGGTAGGCGCTGGCGGCGTAGGTGGAGATCTTGCTGAAGACGCTGAACGCGCCGCTCTCCACGCAGTTCTCCACGCCCCAGGAGACGACGCCCACGATCCGGTACTCGCCGGCGGTGTTCTTGACGATCAGCGGGCCGCCGGAGTCGCCGTTGCAGGCGGTGGTGGTGCCCTCGTCGCTGCCAGTGGCGGGCGTGCCCGCGCACACCATGTGGCCCTTGATGTAGTAGCCAGCGGGGAAGGCGGCCGCACAGGTCGTGTTCGACTGGATCGGCAGCTCGGCCGTCTTCAGGGTGTCGGAGATGTCCTGCGAGGCGGAGCTGGTGCGGCCCCAGCCGTACAGCGTGGCCTTGGTGCCGGTCGCGTACGAGGCGCTGTCGGTGTTCGTCGTCATCTTGATCGGCGTGGCCTTGACCGGGGTTTCCAGCGTCAGCACGGCGATGTCGTTGTCGAGGGTCGAGTCGCTGTACGACCAGTGGTTCCACTGCCGTGAGACGAACGAGGCGGTGCCGCCGTGCAGGTCGCCGTCGACGGACATCAGCTGCGTGCTGCCCGTGACGGCCCAGCCGTGGGCAGCCCAGTTGTAGCCCTTGACACAGTGCGCGGCGGTCAGGATCTTCGTCGGCGAGATGACGGAGCCGCCGCAGAAGAAGCCGATGTCGTCGCTGGTGGCGTCGGTGCCCCGGTCGTCGGAGTACCAGAGCTGGGCCATCCACGGCGCGGTGGTGATCGTCGTCGTGGTGCCGCCGATGATCTTCGGGCTGACCTTGCTGGCGCTCGTG is a window encoding:
- a CDS encoding LCP family protein, producing MSAESTPEPGIPGEAGTTSGAAGSNGPRHRRERGRRKGLLIAAWTAAGIVVLGGTGVGYLYFKLNGNIKSVDIDQALGTDRPTKVDNGSENILVLGSDTRSGANKQLGGGTDDGSARSDTAMIIHVYEGHKKASVVSIPRDTLIDRPSCTDTKGVTHDAASDVMFNSAYSTGGAACAVKTVESISGVRMDHYLEVDFSGFEKLIDELGGVQVTTTKTIKDSDSHLNLKAGTHTLTGKQALGLVRTRHGVGDGSDLGRIQLQQAFIKALVNQVKHIGLFSSGTKLYDLANTATKAVTTDSDLGTVNSLMSFANGLKGISSTDMTMVTMPVQYDPANPNRVLVQEKKAQQVWTALKNDLPIPASAMKGAATGQADEVVR
- a CDS encoding trypsin-like serine protease: MGTPTSGGSGGRHRRRIRIALPVVAAGLAAAVAGALFLSSAQAAEAPPTPAPARTMSAEELKERAPLAVAGDETPGARSKATLSASTSASKVSPKIIGGTTTTITTAPWMAQLWYSDDRGTDATSDDIGFFCGGSVISPTKILTAAHCVKGYNWAAHGWAVTGSTQLMSVDGDLHGGTASFVSRQWNHWSYSDSTLDNDIAVLTLETPVKATPIKMTTNTDSASYATGTKATLYGWGRTSSASQDISDTLKTAELPIQSNTTCAAAFPAGYYIKGHMVCAGTPATGSDEGTTTACNGDSGGPLIVKNTAGEYRIVGVVSWGVENCVESGAFSVFSKISTYAASAYPRVDDTNLNDDHLADLWVRNASTKAARDLYSKGTSLVGGDSWGAMSAYNLVVQTDLDHDGIQDLILRRASDGDVFWKHWVASSETWDTKLIGDNWKTRTQIVAPGDVTGDYLPDLIAVDSAGALWVYPGKGNGTFAAPVKNGTGWNQYNVVRGHGDFSFDGKTDLLARNKTTGELFLYKGNGTPTASFAARIKVATWTNTTYNVIATVGDVNGDGLADVLARTPAGTLYLFKGTGKATSAIFATRVSLGTTYKQYDIFG